Proteins encoded within one genomic window of Lysinibacillus louembei:
- a CDS encoding nucleoside hydrolase, translated as MTIPVIIDCDPGIDDVMALTLAFAHPQLDIKLITTEPGNQTQEKTIYNALAFTSYMKQNIEIAKGLDAPFFRKLEVAKEVHGEDGLGGVYLPKPTLEASNRSAIEAIRETLLASDEQIVLIATGPLTNIGALLLAHPEVKSKIKYISYMGGAAVGGNMSPTAEFNVYVDPHAAEVVFQSGIPIVMSGLDVTHKAYVTLDELNKIETIGTDFAQKVVTMLKFYVNVIKPTVFHGTEYDKRIRLHDLCAVSYVLTPELFDGDDCYVAVELEGKYTAGTTVVDYGQRTGLPKNVKVLHTVNREKFVEQFLGAIQTMSHHIS; from the coding sequence ATGACAATTCCTGTAATAATTGACTGTGATCCAGGAATAGATGATGTAATGGCGCTAACGCTTGCCTTTGCACATCCCCAGTTAGATATCAAATTAATTACAACAGAGCCTGGCAACCAAACGCAAGAAAAAACAATATATAATGCATTAGCCTTTACAAGCTATATGAAGCAAAATATTGAAATTGCAAAAGGGTTGGATGCGCCGTTTTTCCGTAAGCTTGAAGTTGCTAAGGAAGTGCATGGCGAGGATGGTTTAGGTGGAGTTTACTTACCGAAGCCAACACTCGAAGCTAGTAACAGATCTGCAATTGAGGCTATTAGGGAAACGTTATTGGCAAGTGATGAGCAAATTGTATTAATTGCAACAGGTCCGTTAACAAATATTGGTGCACTTTTATTGGCTCACCCTGAAGTAAAATCGAAAATTAAATATATTTCATATATGGGTGGTGCAGCAGTTGGTGGAAATATGTCACCGACAGCGGAATTTAATGTTTATGTTGACCCACATGCAGCAGAAGTAGTGTTTCAATCTGGTATTCCAATTGTGATGAGTGGGCTTGATGTGACACATAAGGCATATGTGACATTGGATGAACTCAATAAAATTGAAACAATAGGCACTGATTTCGCACAAAAAGTAGTAACGATGTTGAAATTTTATGTCAATGTGATTAAGCCAACTGTTTTCCATGGGACAGAGTATGATAAGCGTATTCGTTTACATGATTTATGTGCGGTATCCTACGTTTTAACACCTGAATTGTTCGATGGAGATGATTGTTATGTGGCAGTGGAATTAGAGGGGAAATACACTGCTGGCACAACCGTTGTTGATTATGGACAGCGCACAGGGCTTCCGAAAAATGTAAAGGTGCTGCATACGGTAAATAGGGAAAAATTTGTTGAGCAATTTTTAGGGGCGATTCAAACGATGAGCCACCATATTAGCTAA
- a CDS encoding LacI family DNA-binding transcriptional regulator translates to MDKITIKDIAREAGVSITTVSRVLNNKEEGMSNETREKVLRVIEKVNYQPNQLARSLVTKRSKMLGLIVPNISNPFFPELCRGAEDEANDHNYSLIICNSDDQLHKEENYLRLLKEQQVDGILLSSKDQLSETNRMQLQESKIPFIIFDRGEEGNQHSGVFLDNEKGGYLAGQHLIELGHRQIACITGPENIHNSQKRLSGFQHALRKASLELPEEFILTGDFKMDTAYRLAKQFLESNHVTAIFACNDLMACGVYQAAHELGIQIPEQLSIIGFDDIPLITALIPKLTTIRQNTYEMGRKAIALLIDTIEHEASERVVFEPTLVVRESTKYINRD, encoded by the coding sequence ATGGATAAAATAACGATTAAAGATATCGCTAGAGAGGCAGGTGTTTCGATTACTACTGTTTCACGCGTATTAAATAATAAAGAGGAAGGCATGTCGAACGAAACGCGTGAAAAAGTATTGCGTGTAATTGAAAAAGTAAATTATCAACCAAATCAATTAGCGCGTAGTTTAGTAACAAAGCGCTCTAAAATGCTCGGCTTGATTGTTCCGAATATTTCGAACCCTTTTTTTCCAGAGCTTTGTCGAGGGGCAGAAGATGAGGCGAATGACCATAACTATAGTTTAATCATTTGCAATTCTGATGATCAGCTTCATAAAGAGGAAAATTATTTGCGGTTATTAAAGGAGCAACAAGTAGATGGTATTTTGCTTTCTAGCAAAGACCAGCTATCCGAAACAAATAGGATGCAATTACAAGAGAGTAAGATTCCTTTTATTATTTTTGATAGAGGAGAAGAAGGGAATCAGCATTCAGGTGTTTTTTTAGATAATGAAAAAGGGGGCTATCTTGCAGGGCAGCATTTAATTGAATTAGGTCATAGACAAATTGCTTGTATCACAGGACCAGAAAATATTCATAACTCGCAAAAAAGGCTTAGTGGCTTCCAACATGCTTTAAGAAAGGCCTCGCTGGAGTTGCCAGAGGAATTTATATTAACAGGCGATTTTAAAATGGATACAGCATACCGATTGGCAAAGCAATTTTTAGAAAGTAATCATGTAACAGCGATATTTGCATGTAATGATTTAATGGCATGTGGTGTTTATCAGGCAGCTCATGAGCTAGGTATCCAAATACCAGAGCAATTGTCCATTATTGGCTTTGATGATATCCCTTTAATAACGGCTTTAATTCCTAAGCTGACGACAATTAGACAAAATACTTATGAAATGGGTAGAAAAGCGATAGCACTATTAATCGATACAATTGAGCATGAAGCATCAGAACGGGTTGTTTTTGAGCCTACTTTAGTTGTTCGAGAAAGCACAAAATATATAAACAGAGATTGA
- the prfB gene encoding peptide chain release factor 2 (programmed frameshift), with amino-acid sequence MELAEARNILENTAEKLADFRGSLDLENKEARIQELDEMMLMPDFWNDQQAAQGVINEANGIKAIVNEYNELVSTHENLEMTLELLREEPDEDLQMELETELGQLQEKMENFELQMLLSDPYDKNNAILELHPGAGGTESQDWGSMLLRMYTRWAEKRGFKVSTMDYLPGEEAGIKSVTLSITGHNAYGYLKSEKGVHRLVRISPFDSSGRRHTSFVSCEVMPEFNEEIEIDVRTEDLKIDTYRATGAGGQHINTTDSAVRITHTPTGTVVQCQAERSQIKNREKAMQMLKAKLYQLEIEKQQAQLDEIRGEQKEIGWGSQIRSYVFHPYSMVKDHRTNEETGNVGAVMDGDIDAFINAYLRSRIVK; translated from the exons ATTGAATTAGCAGAAGCAAGAAACATATTGGAAAATACAGCGGAAAAATTAGCTGATTTTAGGGGGTCTCTT GACTTAGAAAACAAAGAGGCGCGCATTCAAGAGCTAGATGAAATGATGCTAATGCCTGATTTTTGGAATGATCAGCAGGCAGCACAGGGTGTTATTAACGAAGCAAATGGTATTAAAGCAATTGTTAACGAATATAATGAGCTCGTTTCAACACATGAAAATTTAGAAATGACATTGGAGCTTTTGCGTGAAGAGCCTGATGAGGATTTACAAATGGAGTTAGAAACTGAGCTTGGGCAGTTGCAGGAGAAGATGGAAAACTTTGAATTGCAAATGCTATTATCTGATCCATATGATAAAAACAATGCTATTTTAGAGCTGCATCCAGGTGCGGGTGGAACCGAGTCACAGGATTGGGGCTCTATGTTGCTGCGTATGTATACACGCTGGGCAGAGAAGCGAGGCTTTAAAGTATCAACGATGGATTATTTACCAGGTGAGGAAGCCGGTATTAAGTCAGTTACATTATCGATTACAGGGCATAATGCATATGGCTATTTAAAATCGGAAAAAGGTGTGCATCGCCTTGTACGTATTTCACCGTTTGATTCTTCAGGTCGTCGTCATACATCTTTCGTATCGTGTGAGGTAATGCCTGAATTCAATGAAGAGATTGAAATTGATGTACGTACAGAGGATTTAAAAATTGACACATATCGTGCAACTGGTGCAGGTGGTCAGCATATTAATACGACAGATTCGGCAGTTCGTATTACACATACACCGACAGGGACCGTTGTACAATGTCAGGCGGAACGCTCGCAAATTAAAAACCGTGAAAAAGCAATGCAAATGTTAAAGGCAAAGCTTTATCAATTAGAAATTGAAAAGCAGCAGGCACAGCTAGATGAAATTCGTGGTGAGCAAAAGGAAATTGGCTGGGGCTCGCAAATCCGTTCATATGTATTCCACCCATATTCGATGGTGAAGGATCACCGTACAAATGAAGAAACGGGAAATGTTGGTGCGGTTATGGATGGCGATATTGATGCATTTATTAATGCATACTTACGCTCACGTATTGTGAAATAA
- the secA gene encoding preprotein translocase subunit SecA, whose product MLNILNKMFDFNKKELKRLEKKADAVEAFASQMEALSDDALKAKTEEFKTRFQNGDTVDDLLPEAFAVVREAARRVLGMYPFRVQIMGAAALNDGNIAEMKTGEGKTLTSTLAVYLNALTGKGVHVVTVNEYLASRDATEMGELFSWLGLTVGLNLNSLSKDEKREAYAADITYSTNNELGFDYLRDNMVLYKEERVQRPLHFAVIDEVDSILIDEARTPLIISGQAGKTAQLYVQSNAFVRMLKAEEDYNYDESTKGVTLTESGIEKAERAFGIDNLFDLTHVRLNHAINQSLKAHVSMHVDVDYVVQEGEVVIVDGFTGRLMKGRRYSDGLHQAIEAKEGLEIQNESMTMATITFQNYFRMYQKLSGMTGTAKTEEEEFRNIYNMDVVAIPTNKPIARDDRPDLVYASMKGKFEAVAADIAERHRAGQPVLVGTVAIETSEIISTLLTKHKIPHNVLNAKNHEREAEIIADAGKKGAVTIATNMAGRGTDIKPGEGVLELGGLAVIGTERHESRRIDNQLRGRSGRQGNPGVTQFYLSLEDDLMRRFGSDNMKSMMTKLGMDDSQPIQSKIVSRAVESAQKRVEGNNFDARKRLLQYDDVLRQQREVIYKERQDVIESENMRELVETMIRETIEHAVALHTQGEEADWNLASLEDYIAANLLEEGKITVSDLQGKTPEAMIETIYAAVQERYDEKEEQLTPERMREFEKVILLRSIDTKWIDHIDAMDQLRQGIHLRAYGQTDPLREYQQEGFAMFEDMVAAVREDVAKYAMKAEIRSNLQREEVAKGQAVNPKEEAAPKKKAPVRKAENIGRNDPCPCGSGKKYKNCHGVAN is encoded by the coding sequence ATGTTAAATATATTGAACAAGATGTTTGACTTTAATAAAAAAGAATTAAAACGTTTAGAGAAAAAGGCGGATGCTGTTGAAGCATTTGCTAGCCAAATGGAAGCATTATCAGATGATGCTTTAAAGGCAAAAACAGAAGAATTCAAAACACGTTTCCAAAATGGCGACACGGTTGATGACTTATTGCCAGAGGCGTTTGCCGTTGTGCGTGAAGCGGCACGTCGTGTATTAGGTATGTACCCATTCCGCGTGCAAATTATGGGGGCTGCTGCCTTAAATGATGGTAATATCGCAGAGATGAAAACAGGTGAAGGTAAAACATTAACTTCTACATTAGCTGTTTATTTAAATGCGCTGACAGGTAAAGGCGTACATGTCGTAACGGTCAATGAATATTTAGCAAGTCGTGATGCGACGGAGATGGGCGAGCTTTTCTCATGGCTAGGCTTAACGGTAGGTTTAAACTTAAATAGCTTATCGAAGGATGAAAAGCGTGAGGCTTATGCGGCAGACATTACGTATTCTACAAATAATGAACTAGGCTTCGATTATTTACGTGACAATATGGTGCTGTATAAAGAGGAACGCGTACAGCGTCCATTACATTTTGCTGTTATCGATGAGGTTGACTCGATTTTAATTGATGAGGCACGTACACCGTTAATTATTTCTGGACAAGCGGGTAAAACAGCGCAGCTTTATGTGCAGTCCAATGCGTTTGTACGCATGTTAAAGGCTGAGGAAGATTATAACTATGATGAATCAACAAAAGGCGTAACATTGACGGAGAGCGGGATTGAAAAGGCGGAGCGTGCATTTGGCATCGATAACCTATTTGATTTAACGCATGTTCGCTTAAACCATGCCATTAACCAATCGTTAAAGGCACATGTATCAATGCATGTAGACGTTGACTATGTTGTACAAGAGGGTGAAGTAGTAATCGTTGACGGCTTTACAGGTCGTTTAATGAAAGGCCGCCGCTATTCAGATGGCTTGCATCAAGCAATTGAGGCAAAGGAAGGCTTAGAAATTCAAAATGAATCAATGACGATGGCGACGATTACGTTCCAAAACTACTTCCGTATGTACCAAAAGCTGTCTGGTATGACGGGTACAGCGAAAACAGAGGAAGAGGAATTCCGCAATATTTATAATATGGATGTTGTGGCAATTCCAACGAACAAGCCAATCGCACGTGATGACCGACCGGATTTAGTGTATGCCTCAATGAAAGGGAAGTTTGAGGCGGTAGCAGCTGATATTGCAGAGCGTCATAGAGCGGGGCAGCCTGTATTAGTCGGGACTGTTGCGATTGAGACGTCTGAAATCATCTCAACTTTATTAACAAAGCATAAAATTCCGCATAATGTATTAAATGCGAAAAATCATGAGCGTGAGGCAGAAATTATTGCAGATGCAGGTAAAAAAGGCGCTGTGACAATTGCTACAAATATGGCGGGACGCGGTACGGATATTAAACCTGGTGAAGGTGTGCTAGAGCTTGGTGGTTTAGCAGTAATCGGTACAGAGCGTCATGAGTCACGTCGTATTGATAATCAGCTACGTGGACGTTCTGGTCGTCAAGGGAACCCAGGGGTAACGCAATTCTATCTATCTTTAGAAGATGATTTAATGCGTCGCTTCGGCTCTGATAATATGAAATCAATGATGACAAAGCTTGGGATGGATGATTCACAGCCAATCCAATCAAAAATTGTTTCAAGAGCGGTTGAATCAGCACAAAAACGTGTGGAAGGTAATAACTTTGATGCACGTAAACGCCTGTTACAATATGATGATGTGCTACGTCAACAACGTGAAGTAATTTATAAAGAGCGTCAAGATGTGATTGAATCAGAAAATATGCGTGAGCTTGTAGAGACAATGATTCGCGAAACAATTGAACACGCAGTAGCACTTCATACGCAAGGTGAAGAGGCAGATTGGAACTTAGCGTCGCTTGAAGACTATATTGCAGCCAACTTACTTGAAGAAGGCAAAATAACAGTTAGTGATTTACAGGGCAAAACACCTGAAGCGATGATTGAGACAATTTATGCAGCTGTACAAGAGCGTTATGATGAAAAAGAAGAGCAGCTAACGCCAGAGCGTATGCGCGAATTTGAAAAGGTTATTTTACTACGCTCTATTGATACGAAGTGGATTGACCATATTGATGCGATGGATCAACTGCGTCAAGGGATTCATTTACGTGCATATGGTCAAACAGATCCATTGCGTGAATATCAGCAAGAAGGCTTCGCAATGTTTGAGGATATGGTTGCAGCAGTTCGTGAGGATGTTGCAAAATACGCAATGAAGGCTGAAATCCGCAGTAATTTACAGCGTGAAGAGGTGGCAAAAGGGCAAGCTGTCAATCCAAAAGAGGAAGCAGCACCGAAGAAAAAGGCACCTGTGCGTAAAGCTGAAAATATTGGACGGAACGATCCATGTCCATGCGGTAGCGGTAAAAAATATAAAAACTGCCATGGTGTAGCGAATTAA
- a CDS encoding nuclease-related domain-containing protein produces the protein MIVLPREESMREAMLTAAVRRGFLEFQDELIRVQQGLVGEFYVDRQWDDMRLHEPYFLLHDFQTPSHQIDTIFLCNKFLLILEIKNIVGHIEIDSTTHQFTRKLKDGTVQGFRNPLNQAQRHQRMLAQCIPMLPILYVVVLAHPKTVIERIPQNAPIIHSSGLEFYVCELLSSFPPLLTNEQLDQLLQQLLQMQVSLKPKLNIDVSLMRGGVLCHRCTRQMHYQHGDFICSACVLKDDDTLLRRALSDYCLLVDEWISNGQFRTFLGIDSIHAAKRLLKKLGLPYTGEKRFRKYHILWNRQ, from the coding sequence GTGATTGTTTTACCACGTGAAGAATCCATGAGAGAAGCGATGCTGACAGCGGCAGTTCGCCGAGGCTTTCTTGAATTTCAAGATGAACTGATTCGCGTGCAGCAAGGGCTAGTAGGTGAATTTTATGTTGATCGTCAATGGGACGATATGAGGCTACATGAACCTTATTTTTTACTCCACGATTTTCAAACTCCTTCGCATCAGATTGATACAATTTTTCTCTGTAATAAATTCCTTCTCATTTTAGAAATCAAAAATATTGTAGGGCATATTGAAATTGATAGCACGACACATCAATTTACGCGCAAGCTGAAAGATGGCACTGTACAAGGCTTTCGCAATCCACTTAATCAAGCGCAGCGTCATCAACGTATGCTTGCGCAGTGTATACCGATGCTTCCGATTTTGTATGTGGTCGTTTTAGCTCATCCTAAAACAGTTATTGAGCGTATACCACAAAATGCACCGATTATTCATAGTAGCGGGCTAGAATTTTATGTGTGTGAGCTACTTTCTTCTTTCCCACCTCTTTTAACAAATGAGCAACTTGATCAACTTCTCCAGCAATTACTTCAAATGCAAGTTTCACTGAAGCCAAAATTAAATATAGATGTTTCTCTTATGCGAGGAGGCGTTTTATGTCATCGATGTACAAGACAGATGCACTATCAGCATGGTGATTTTATTTGTTCTGCTTGTGTGTTGAAAGATGATGATACTTTGTTGCGACGGGCTTTAAGTGATTATTGCTTATTAGTAGACGAATGGATTTCAAACGGGCAGTTTAGAACATTTTTAGGCATCGATTCGATTCATGCTGCGAAGCGCTTATTAAAGAAGCTTGGATTACCTTATACAGGGGAGAAAAGGTTTAGAAAGTATCATATTTTGTGGAACCGCCAATAG
- the hpf gene encoding ribosome hibernation-promoting factor, HPF/YfiA family has translation MLNFNIRGENIEVTPAIREYVENKIEKVERYFNDDMNASANVNLKVYNDKQTKVEVTIPMKNLTLRAEERNGDMYAAIDLIVDKLERQIRKHKTKVNRKFREREGAGIYFANVTQSEPAEEEEYSIVRTKQFNLKPMDQEEAILQMNMLGHDFYIFTDAESDSTNIVYKRKDGKYGLIETN, from the coding sequence ATGCTAAACTTTAATATTCGTGGAGAGAACATCGAGGTAACTCCAGCGATTCGTGAGTATGTTGAAAATAAAATCGAGAAGGTTGAGCGTTATTTCAACGATGATATGAACGCAAGCGCTAACGTTAACTTAAAAGTGTATAACGATAAACAAACAAAAGTAGAAGTAACAATTCCGATGAAAAATTTAACGCTTCGTGCAGAAGAACGCAACGGCGATATGTATGCAGCTATTGATTTGATTGTTGATAAGTTAGAGCGCCAAATCCGCAAACATAAAACAAAGGTAAATCGCAAGTTCCGTGAGCGTGAGGGAGCAGGCATATACTTTGCAAATGTTACACAAAGCGAACCTGCTGAGGAAGAGGAATATTCAATTGTTCGTACAAAACAGTTTAACTTAAAGCCGATGGATCAAGAGGAAGCTATTTTACAAATGAACATGCTTGGTCACGATTTCTACATTTTCACAGATGCAGAATCAGACAGCACAAACATCGTTTACAAACGTAAAGATGGCAAATATGGCTTAATTGAAACAAATTAA
- a CDS encoding PilZ domain-containing protein has protein sequence MFFKRTEGFRFSFDEPIQAKVKMLINGQAITKGDKEIFEASILDISPHGIKMFAETNFNEGNSPVPLLEVQFILDSSVIVGIGEIVWTKDFGSGKHYGIVFQDQASLEDLIISELKIRRRREVKEAKLTKS, from the coding sequence ATGTTTTTTAAAAGAACAGAAGGCTTTCGTTTTTCATTCGATGAGCCTATTCAAGCCAAAGTGAAAATGCTTATAAATGGTCAAGCTATAACCAAGGGTGATAAGGAGATTTTTGAGGCAAGTATATTAGATATTAGCCCACATGGTATAAAAATGTTTGCAGAAACAAACTTTAATGAAGGGAATTCTCCAGTTCCATTGCTTGAGGTCCAGTTTATTTTAGATTCCAGTGTGATTGTTGGGATTGGTGAAATTGTTTGGACAAAGGATTTTGGAAGTGGTAAACATTATGGCATCGTCTTTCAGGATCAAGCTTCCCTTGAGGATTTAATTATTAGCGAATTGAAAATAAGACGTCGAAGAGAGGTGAAGGAGGCAAAGCTCACAAAAAGTTAG
- the fliS gene encoding flagellar export chaperone FliS, translating to MSAHTSAFNAYKQNSVTTASPGELTLMLYNGCLKFLTKSKRAIEEKNFEEKNTNIIKAQAIIAELMSTLNMDIEISKQMLPLYEYINRRLIEANTKNDTAIVVEVEGLVTEFRDTWKEVLKITRQQQYSNTNEV from the coding sequence TTGTCAGCACATACATCTGCATTTAATGCGTATAAGCAAAATAGCGTTACAACAGCATCGCCAGGTGAATTAACGCTCATGTTATATAATGGTTGTTTGAAATTTTTAACGAAATCTAAAAGAGCGATTGAAGAGAAAAATTTCGAAGAGAAAAATACGAATATAATAAAGGCACAGGCTATTATTGCCGAACTTATGTCAACATTAAATATGGATATTGAAATTTCCAAGCAGATGCTTCCATTGTATGAATATATAAACCGACGTCTTATTGAAGCGAACACGAAAAATGATACAGCGATTGTAGTGGAAGTGGAAGGTCTCGTAACGGAATTCCGCGATACGTGGAAGGAAGTATTGAAAATTACACGTCAGCAGCAGTATAGCAATACAAATGAAGTATAA
- a CDS encoding competence protein ComK: protein MNLLENYIFTIETVMLAEGTNEYGEFYSIVVEKQRVLYVAMSKQKLLEYNLNHFGSSYRGARDGSRAILGNVHVYPIAINPAQNIYWFPTESITSPSSVWIALHCLTHYEDAKNGCTRFILTNGRSYFVPVRYKAFRKRVDQALLLKAKMEQRTQHMSSTVLERLSEYETIDLTGALPLY, encoded by the coding sequence ATGAATTTATTAGAAAATTATATTTTTACTATTGAAACAGTTATGTTAGCTGAAGGAACAAATGAATATGGTGAGTTTTACTCGATTGTTGTTGAGAAGCAGCGGGTTTTATATGTCGCGATGTCGAAACAGAAATTATTAGAGTATAATTTGAACCATTTTGGGTCGAGCTATAGAGGTGCAAGGGATGGATCGCGTGCGATTTTAGGAAATGTTCATGTGTATCCTATTGCCATCAATCCTGCACAAAATATTTATTGGTTTCCAACTGAATCGATTACTTCGCCATCAAGCGTGTGGATTGCACTACATTGTTTAACCCACTATGAGGATGCAAAAAATGGATGCACGAGGTTTATTTTAACAAATGGTAGAAGTTATTTTGTTCCAGTTCGTTATAAAGCTTTTAGAAAACGCGTTGACCAAGCTCTTTTACTAAAGGCAAAAATGGAGCAGCGTACGCAGCATATGTCATCGACTGTTTTAGAGCGTTTATCAGAATATGAAACGATTGACTTAACAGGTGCCTTACCCCTCTATTAA
- a CDS encoding phospho-sugar mutase produces MEELTAIAGEEQAIEDRFYQDLSFGTGGMRGILGVGTNRMNLYTIRRVAEGLARYVEANGESAKARGVVLAYDTRHFSYEFACETARVLGAHGIRAYVYKEARPTPQLSFTVRELNAYAGVVITASHNPKQYNGFKVYGEDGAQLVPAGANAIIQHMQDIEDIFSIDVTELETLEAQGLLTWLLEGLDAAYLQQLLTLKDTRKVALDMKLVYTPLHGAGLVPVREGLRAFGFTDVAIVEEQAVQDGSFPTVTYPNPEEAAAFTLAMAKGQQVGAELLLATDPDADRLGVAVWNGVRYELLTGNQLGALLLHYLLETKQQKGILPDNGVIVKTIVTAELGAKIAESFGVVTENTLTGFKYIAEKIAHYEATGEQTYLFGCEESYGYLIETFVRDKDAVQVALKVAEMAAFYALQGHTLLDQLEHLYETFGYYQETLISQVFEGKDGQAAMQAILQRLRDQLPTEIADLAVQRVEDYLAGQATLADGQTESLTLPKENVLKFVLEDGTWIAVRPSGTEPKCKFYIGVVDETMEAAQQKLEAVKRAVLEIVK; encoded by the coding sequence ATGGAAGAGTTAACAGCGATTGCTGGAGAAGAACAGGCAATAGAGGATCGATTTTATCAAGATCTCTCATTTGGTACAGGGGGTATGCGTGGAATACTTGGTGTAGGCACAAATCGTATGAATCTCTATACGATTCGCCGTGTAGCAGAAGGACTAGCACGTTATGTAGAAGCGAATGGAGAAAGCGCAAAGGCACGTGGTGTTGTACTTGCTTATGATACACGTCATTTCTCGTATGAGTTTGCTTGTGAAACAGCACGTGTTTTAGGAGCACATGGCATTCGTGCTTATGTTTACAAAGAGGCTCGCCCAACGCCACAGCTATCGTTTACAGTGCGAGAATTGAATGCCTATGCGGGTGTGGTCATTACAGCGAGCCATAATCCGAAACAATATAATGGCTTTAAAGTATACGGGGAAGATGGAGCACAGCTGGTACCAGCTGGGGCGAATGCGATTATCCAGCATATGCAGGACATTGAGGATATTTTCTCCATTGATGTAACAGAGCTTGAAACATTGGAAGCACAAGGGCTTCTTACATGGTTATTAGAGGGGCTTGACGCAGCTTATTTGCAACAATTACTGACATTGAAGGACACACGTAAAGTTGCACTTGATATGAAGCTTGTGTATACACCTTTACATGGTGCTGGTTTAGTCCCTGTACGAGAGGGTTTACGGGCATTTGGCTTCACAGATGTAGCGATTGTCGAGGAGCAAGCTGTGCAGGATGGTTCGTTCCCAACTGTGACCTATCCAAACCCAGAGGAGGCAGCAGCCTTTACACTGGCAATGGCCAAAGGGCAACAAGTGGGTGCCGAGCTATTGTTAGCGACAGATCCAGATGCAGACCGCTTAGGTGTAGCGGTATGGAATGGAGTACGTTATGAGCTGTTAACAGGCAATCAACTTGGTGCTCTATTATTGCATTATTTATTAGAAACAAAACAGCAAAAAGGCATACTACCTGACAACGGGGTCATCGTAAAAACGATTGTGACAGCCGAGCTGGGGGCAAAGATTGCAGAGAGCTTTGGCGTGGTCACAGAAAATACACTGACAGGCTTTAAATACATTGCAGAGAAGATTGCGCACTATGAAGCAACAGGTGAGCAAACCTATCTGTTCGGTTGTGAGGAAAGCTACGGTTATTTAATCGAAACCTTTGTGCGTGATAAAGACGCAGTACAAGTGGCATTGAAAGTAGCCGAAATGGCAGCGTTCTATGCATTACAAGGGCATACCTTATTAGATCAGTTAGAGCATCTTTATGAAACATTTGGCTATTACCAGGAAACACTTATCTCACAAGTATTCGAAGGTAAAGATGGGCAAGCAGCAATGCAAGCCATTTTACAGCGTTTACGTGACCAGTTGCCAACAGAAATCGCGGATTTAGCTGTGCAACGCGTGGAAGATTATTTAGCAGGACAAGCAACGCTAGCAGATGGTCAGACAGAGTCACTTACATTACCAAAGGAAAATGTCTTGAAATTTGTGCTAGAAGACGGCACATGGATTGCCGTTCGTCCATCAGGCACAGAACCGAAATGTAAGTTTTATATTGGGGTTGTGGATGAGACGATGGAGGCGGCACAGCAGAAGTTGGAGGCTGTAAAGCGAGCGGTATTAGAAATCGTTAAATAA